The nucleotide sequence TTTCAGAGAGTGTATCAAGAAAAATTTCAACTCCTATAACAAATATTTTGATAGCTTCTTTAATTCCATTAGCACCAGGAGGTGGAATTTATTATACTATGTATAATCTTTTAGATAAAAATTATGATTTAGCTTTACAAAAAGGAGTGGAGACATTTATAATTGCAGGGGCAATGGCAATGGGAGTTTACGCAGGTTCTACAATTTTTAGGTTATATGATAATTTAAGATTATTGATTAGTAAAAAAAATTAAT is from Fusobacterium perfoetens and encodes:
- a CDS encoding threonine/serine exporter family protein; the encoded protein is MVFQIFSAVIVTFGFGIIFNIKNKNLFYTSIAGGLSWATYLFSSELGYSDGIVYFIATFVTAIFSESVSRKISTPITNILIASLIPLAPGGGIYYTMYNLLDKNYDLALQKGVETFIIAGAMAMGVYAGSTIFRLYDNLRLLISKKN